The Plasmodium chabaudi chabaudi strain AS genome assembly, chromosome: 14 genome contains the following window.
atattcatttttattaaatgaaattcCACGAGGTTTTTATTGTCTACCTCAATCGGATGATTTATTTACTTGGGATGCATTTATATTGCTATACAGCActatgtataaaaatggtaaatttcgaattcaaataaaattaagtgAAAATCATCCTCATACTGCCCCAGAGGTATATTTCTTAACCCCCATATATCATCCACTAGTTAATCCTAAAACTGGGAAGTTAAATTTGGGACCTGAATTAAACAATTGGTCAGCAACTAGACATTATATATcccttatttttttatatataaaaaatattttttatttaactgatgtatataatgatgatataattcaaaatgaagaagcatattatttattaaataatgataaagaaacatttcataaaaatgttgaaaaaTGTGTACAACAGTCTAACGATCttctttataataaaattgacaattttatgtttaattttactactaatatagataataagaaaatattaaataagttAGAAGATATCAAGCAAGATCAATTGTGTGTAAAAAAAGCAGAAGCCTTTATACACTGGTTTGTAAATGATTTCTATGATAGTTCTACTACTGATGGATATGACAGTGGAAATCCTTCCATTCGATATGCTAGTAGTCAGGAAAGTGCAGATAAAAGTGGTGTTTCCAGCATGTCCATTGATAAAGAAGGTAGTAATGACAATGACCCAAGTACCGAAAGTAATAATGGCAATGATACTATTAaagaaatttaaaaatttgaataaaaattaaataaccATGATAAAAACTGTATGCTTATAATATGATGAAACACTAATGAATACTATCTTTATAAGGTAGACAAAAAATGCACACAAAATAAAGCcgaataattaaattaataaaaaggcTTTAATATGATAACcctaatataataaattaaaagggataataaaacaataggAAAATAGGAgataagatatatataatgtatatttttttgttgttttttcactaataaattataatagttattaaaaaaaaataaaaccgAATAgtttttgttaaaattttaaatgcatatatatgcgtgtgaaattatttttaaaaaatataaactcATTATGAATGATTAAAAtagtgaaaaaatatatgatttacAAAAACAGTAGTGATTTGTTATACATCGATTGATGATATATCaacatttaaatttatgtaGAGTTtacaaatgaatatatgcaGGATTACATATTTACAATGCTCTATTTTTAGATCCCCGCATGCAAAGAAGAAAATccacatacatatataatatatatgctgaTTGCTTGTtgtgtgcatatttttctGATGGGGGATAGATTTTTCCGTTGAAAAATACTGAAAAAAACGCTATAGAAAGCATAGCAGGGAAAAGGATTTATATGGATGGTTGCCATAATGCGACATTTAAGCAGCCTAAAGGGgaagaagaaaaatgataaaattattataacaataataatagaagAATACtttaaatttgataaatacataaattagaaaaaaatatttttaaaaatgtaaaaaatttcattttcttacTTGAAGCCAATATTGCACATTTTGGATTGAAACTGACGTTTTCAGGAGGGCCTTCAAAAAacgagaaaaaaatgataatgaagATAAACACAAGTTAATGCGGATATTTAGCATGTGAAACAAATTTTCaagaatataaattgtAAGTTTACCTGCATGACCATATAAACATGTCATATATTCTCCGCTTTCTTTCCAAATGTGAATTCCATTGTCTCTCCACCCTGAAAcataaagataataaattgATTAGAATATATGAAGGGAATATAAttgaattataaatatgttagtttattcaattttattgccacattttaatttatatgaaataagAAAATAGAAAGCTTTTGATATTccataagtatatatttagtgGGGAAATGCGCGTATTTTACTTACCACACATTATGTACTTTCCATCCGGGGTAATAGTAGGTACAAATAAAGAGTAAGGTCGATTTTGAAAAGTGGTgttgttatataaattttgaacATTTATAGATTGATTGAATgtagtattattatatgtggATTCCTCTATGAAATCATTATTTGTTGTCCCAGGGTTATAatgtaaattttgtttattttttggaatAACATcactatatttatatgaacatataaattttccaGTAATCGaatcaattttaaaatggttATTTTTACTTGTAGAAACAATTAttgctttattatttggagtaaataaaagattagttataaattcatcattttgtattatattttttaaactaaCAACATTATATTCACCACGATTATACATTAATACatcataaaaatggatttccttttttccataagatgcaataaatataagacCTTCATTATCAAAACAAGAAACTGGTCTTTTGAAatttgatttatatattattaatggAGTATcacaattaaaataatataatttgacATGGCAATCATCCGAATTAACtaacattaattttttatttggattTACAGATATTCCATTTAATTCACATATATTACCTATTTGTGGTAACGactttacatatttattttcttttatatccCAAAATcgtaaaaattgtttatgtTCAGAATTATTAGATTTAGTAGAACACacaattatttcatttgcATTATCTAAAAATCGAACAACATCTACACCACAATTTTTACTTTGTAATGTTTTATATGAGCGTCCTTCTACTAAACTATAAATAGTAATagaatcatttttattggatgttaataataattctcCATCATAACTCCATGCCATGTTTCTAGTAATTgcatgtttatatttaaatgctCTTAGCACCTCaaacttttttataatatcatcatttagttttattttcttatataCTATAGAATTcatctttttatatatgatcCGTCTAGcttttatttgtatgcatttcgtttgttttttttttcatt
Protein-coding sequences here:
- a CDS encoding ubiquitin-conjugating enzyme E2, putative; translated protein: MWYDNERIPEEEGVSKLLIGKTFAYFPKCVTEHNDKKDANASYKLEESSRSENSSHHSSNNLILNINRGSISNRRDTNNNGIYGKSLRDLKSNDFIENIDNIIFENKEYSLIPQRLGRTIIPLNPKLLAQSTFDNENIDEYLSEIHKDVHKYSILTEYSFLLNEIPRGFYCLPQSDDLFTWDAFILLYSTMYKNGKFRIQIKLSENHPHTAPEVYFLTPIYHPLVNPKTGKLNLGPELNNWSATRHYISLIFLYIKNIFYLTDVYNDDIIQNEEAYYLLNNDKETFHKNVEKCVQQSNDLLYNKIDNFMFNFTTNIDNKKILNKLEDIKQDQLCVKKAEAFIHWFVNDFYDSSTTDGYDSGNPSIRYASSQESADKSGVSSMSIDKEGSNDNDPSTESNNGNDTIKEI
- a CDS encoding WD repeat-containing protein 82, putative; its protein translation is MNSIVYKKIKLNDDIIKKFEVLRAFKYKHAITRNMAWSYDGELLLTSNKNDSITIYSLVEGRSYKTLQSKNCGVDVVRFLDNANEIIVCSTKSNNSEHKQFLRFWDIKENKYVKSLPQIGNICELNGISVNPNKKLMLVNSDDCHVKLYYFNCDTPLIIYKSNFKRPVSCFDNEGLIFIASYGKKEIHFYDVLMYNRGEYNVVSLKNIIQNDEFITNLLFTPNNKAIIVSTSKNNHFKIDSITGKFICSYKYSDVIPKNKQNLHYNPGTTNNDFIEESTYNNTTFNQSINVQNLYNNTTFQNRPYSLFVPTITPDGKYIMCGWRDNGIHIWKESGEYMTCLYGHAGPPENVSFNPKCAILASSCLNVALWQPSI